One region of Cyanobium sp. M30B3 genomic DNA includes:
- a CDS encoding glycosyltransferase family 4 protein — translation MRILFLTSAYLPAGVGGIEMLLLQACRLLSEHGHEVEIITSEVGGPVQVESVRVHRLNLIQPIQARDPRALLAVDRRLRAILHSYQPTVVHSHDMGALLWFYQRTPQATASQRPPLVVSIHNVMTQHLRLQHLKPMSFTRMGRLLESADRVTAVSRSCLHDTLAYAPAIADRLEVLPNGIQPPQHQAGDPDPDQLLCVGRLVSQKGFDRAIEAMVAIRAQRPMARLLVAGMGPNARALQFQAAQLGLQDAIQFLGLQNEDAVRQLMAASALVLMPSRYEGLPLVALEAAWAGRPVVASDCAGLNEAVLADVTGLLVPEGDVPSLARAVVALLEDRTRAARLGAAARARAESEYSLDRYVRHCEAIYAGLRMAVH, via the coding sequence ATGCGCATCCTTTTTCTCACCAGCGCCTATCTTCCTGCTGGTGTGGGTGGCATCGAAATGCTGCTGCTCCAGGCCTGTCGCCTGCTGAGCGAGCACGGGCATGAGGTTGAGATCATCACATCAGAGGTCGGTGGGCCGGTTCAGGTGGAGAGCGTGCGTGTGCATCGCCTGAATCTGATCCAGCCGATCCAGGCACGGGATCCGCGAGCCCTTCTGGCCGTAGATCGCCGCCTGCGCGCAATCCTCCATTCGTATCAACCCACGGTGGTCCACTCCCATGACATGGGGGCGCTGCTCTGGTTCTACCAGCGCACGCCGCAGGCGACGGCATCGCAGCGACCGCCGTTGGTCGTCAGCATTCACAACGTGATGACGCAACATCTGCGACTGCAGCATCTGAAGCCGATGTCATTCACGCGCATGGGGCGCCTGCTGGAGTCGGCCGATCGCGTCACTGCCGTCTCCCGCAGCTGTCTCCATGACACCCTGGCGTACGCCCCTGCGATCGCGGACCGGCTCGAAGTCCTCCCGAACGGGATCCAGCCACCGCAGCACCAGGCAGGAGATCCCGATCCCGACCAACTGCTCTGTGTGGGCCGGCTCGTGAGCCAGAAGGGGTTCGACCGCGCCATCGAGGCCATGGTCGCGATCCGGGCGCAGCGGCCAATGGCCCGACTGCTCGTGGCCGGTATGGGCCCCAATGCCAGGGCTCTGCAGTTTCAGGCGGCCCAGCTGGGCCTGCAGGACGCCATCCAGTTCCTCGGTCTGCAGAATGAGGATGCGGTGCGTCAGCTGATGGCCGCGAGCGCCCTGGTGCTGATGCCCTCGCGCTACGAAGGACTGCCCCTGGTGGCCCTGGAGGCGGCCTGGGCCGGCCGGCCGGTGGTGGCCAGCGACTGCGCCGGGTTGAACGAGGCGGTGCTGGCGGATGTCACCGGGCTGCTCGTTCCCGAAGGCGACGTGCCTTCGCTGGCCAGGGCGGTTGTCGCCCTCCTGGAGGACCGTACGCGTGCCGCACGGCTGGGGGCCGCCGCGCGCGCGCGTGCTGAGTCGGAGTATTCTCTCGACCGATATGTCCGTCACTGCGAAGCCATCTACGCTGGCCTTCGCATGGCCGTCCACTGA
- a CDS encoding PqqD family protein has protein sequence MANIRFADTARFPHDTIDGETVLIDSEKGHLFLFLGIGPQIWERLLTGASVDGLVNEVTARYGMAAAAPTRVFLDALEQAQMLHDGSSPSAAPATTSTAWPESFVAPTLERYDQIADIISMDPIHEVDPSKGWPHLPGEKA, from the coding sequence ATGGCCAACATCCGGTTTGCTGATACCGCGAGATTTCCGCACGATACTATCGACGGCGAAACCGTCCTGATCGACTCCGAGAAGGGACACCTGTTCCTCTTTCTGGGGATTGGCCCTCAGATCTGGGAGCGCCTGCTCACGGGAGCTTCGGTGGATGGGCTCGTGAACGAAGTGACCGCACGCTATGGAATGGCAGCAGCGGCGCCAACCCGGGTGTTTCTGGATGCACTCGAACAGGCACAGATGCTCCACGATGGATCCTCACCCTCGGCTGCTCCCGCTACCACCTCGACTGCCTGGCCAGAGAGCTTCGTGGCTCCAACGTTGGAACGTTATGACCAGATCGCGGACATCATCTCCATGGATCCCATCCATGAGGTCGATCCCAGCAAGGGATGGCCTCACCTCCCGGGCGAGAAGGCGTGA
- a CDS encoding glycosyltransferase translates to MNHLVPVSVIVPVRNAAAHLAAALASVQSQQPAPAEVIVIDGGSTDDSVAIARAHAIRVIAQEGRGLAAARNQAIRASQQPNIAFCDGDDRWAPGALARRMDALATNPQAWVVIGRVIREQLANTEASAAQLEQVGRPVPGFTPGAMVARRKTFEEIGFFDETLKISGDSDWFIRLQESPRPAIRIEDVVLYKGARMTSLSGNVEAYRLELLTVARRFIGRSRGQPLP, encoded by the coding sequence ATGAACCACCTAGTTCCCGTCTCCGTCATTGTTCCCGTACGCAACGCGGCTGCCCATCTCGCTGCAGCCCTCGCCAGTGTCCAATCGCAGCAACCCGCTCCCGCCGAGGTGATCGTCATCGATGGAGGATCCACCGACGACAGCGTCGCCATCGCGCGTGCCCACGCAATCCGGGTGATCGCCCAGGAGGGTCGGGGCCTCGCGGCGGCGCGGAATCAAGCGATCCGCGCAAGCCAGCAGCCGAACATCGCGTTCTGCGACGGCGATGATCGCTGGGCACCGGGCGCGCTCGCCCGCCGGATGGACGCGCTGGCGACGAACCCTCAAGCCTGGGTGGTTATCGGCCGGGTGATACGCGAACAACTCGCCAATACCGAGGCCTCCGCGGCGCAACTCGAACAAGTCGGCCGCCCGGTCCCAGGATTCACTCCGGGTGCCATGGTTGCTCGCCGAAAGACTTTCGAAGAAATCGGGTTCTTCGACGAGACTCTAAAGATCAGCGGCGACAGTGACTGGTTCATCCGTCTCCAGGAATCGCCCCGACCTGCCATCCGGATTGAGGATGTCGTCCTCTACAAGGGCGCACGAATGACTAGCCTCTCCGGCAACGTTGAGGCCTATCGCCTCGAACTCCTGACTGTGGCGCGCCGGTTTATCGGGCGAAGCCGGGGACAACCAT
- a CDS encoding PqqD family protein — translation MNRLSISPAINHERLEDEVIAINLETGAYYAIQAAGADCWSVAAAGGGIDAMVQALVSRFEVDEAQARADVESFVAALLSSGLASSAEGSPSTDGVLPPHQPRAPYAPPQLQGFEDLEDLLLIDPIHEVDEAGWPLPAPAVDR, via the coding sequence ATGAATCGTCTCTCGATTAGTCCAGCGATCAATCACGAGCGTCTCGAGGATGAGGTGATCGCCATCAATCTTGAGACTGGGGCCTATTACGCCATTCAGGCTGCTGGCGCCGATTGCTGGAGCGTGGCTGCGGCTGGTGGCGGCATCGATGCCATGGTTCAGGCCCTTGTCTCCCGCTTCGAGGTGGATGAGGCCCAGGCCCGCGCCGACGTCGAGTCCTTTGTGGCGGCCCTGCTGAGTTCCGGCCTCGCCAGCTCTGCCGAAGGCAGCCCCAGCACCGACGGTGTTTTGCCTCCCCATCAGCCTCGCGCCCCCTACGCGCCACCGCAGCTTCAGGGTTTTGAGGATCTCGAGGATCTGTTGCTGATCGATCCCATTCACGAGGTGGATGAGGCGGGTTGGCCCCTGCCCGCCCCTGCGGTGGATCGCTGA